From a single Mycolicibacterium moriokaense genomic region:
- a CDS encoding bifunctional phosphatase PAP2/diacylglycerol kinase family protein, producing MAILPIRRHRGIRQIGEGLGTLDREVFDAIADSPSPLLDAVMPRLTRAADHSKLWFAIAAGLAAFGGPSARRGTMRGLVSLGVTSLLTNQVAKRIWKRPRPNRFSVPLARQTRRTPTSNSLPSGHSASGAAFAVGVGLESPPLGLGLALLAGLVGMSRIATGAHYPGDVLAGFGIGAGVAVLSSRIVPPVVPTRLPTADPLVVDAPERHDGAGVILVVNPASGGGTGADVIEQVREALPHTEIVELDEGDDVEKVLRTAAEKAEVLAVGGGDGTVACAAGIAVEAGVPLAVFPGGTFNHFAKDIGCETVAKTIESIKKGDVSCVDIACLNETNMVINTASIGAYPMFVQTREKLEHKIGKPLAGIYAMFHTLRHGEPVRIRYDNKSLQTSLFFLGNSVYLPSGFAPSRRDRMDDGLLDVRILETGRRMARMRILVALALGRLTRSPLYHEMRVPEFSFTALDGPTMLAHDGELGDEVTEATFSVQYRALAVYRPLP from the coding sequence ATGGCCATCCTGCCCATTCGTCGGCATCGCGGTATCCGCCAGATCGGAGAGGGCCTCGGGACGCTCGACCGCGAGGTGTTCGACGCCATCGCCGACTCACCGAGTCCCCTGCTCGATGCCGTCATGCCGCGGCTGACCCGCGCTGCCGACCATTCGAAGCTGTGGTTCGCCATCGCCGCTGGGTTGGCGGCGTTCGGCGGCCCGTCGGCGCGGCGCGGCACGATGCGCGGCCTGGTCAGTCTGGGAGTGACCAGCCTGCTCACCAACCAGGTGGCCAAGCGGATATGGAAGCGACCACGACCCAACCGCTTCTCGGTGCCGTTGGCCCGGCAGACCCGGCGGACGCCCACCTCGAACTCGCTGCCGTCGGGTCATTCCGCGAGCGGGGCCGCCTTCGCCGTCGGCGTCGGGTTGGAGAGTCCCCCGCTGGGGTTGGGCCTGGCGCTGTTGGCGGGTCTGGTCGGGATGTCGCGCATCGCCACCGGGGCGCACTATCCGGGCGACGTGCTCGCGGGATTCGGCATCGGTGCCGGCGTCGCCGTGCTCAGCTCACGGATCGTCCCGCCGGTGGTGCCGACGCGGTTGCCGACCGCCGACCCACTGGTCGTCGACGCGCCGGAACGCCACGACGGTGCCGGTGTGATCCTCGTCGTCAACCCGGCGTCCGGGGGCGGGACAGGGGCCGATGTCATCGAACAGGTACGAGAGGCGTTGCCGCACACCGAGATTGTGGAACTGGATGAGGGTGACGACGTCGAGAAGGTGTTACGCACGGCCGCCGAGAAAGCTGAGGTGCTGGCGGTCGGCGGCGGCGACGGGACGGTGGCATGCGCGGCGGGTATCGCCGTCGAGGCGGGCGTCCCGCTGGCGGTCTTCCCGGGCGGCACGTTCAACCACTTCGCCAAGGACATCGGCTGCGAGACGGTGGCGAAGACGATCGAGTCGATCAAGAAGGGCGACGTGTCGTGTGTCGATATCGCGTGCCTCAACGAAACCAACATGGTGATCAACACCGCGAGCATCGGCGCCTACCCGATGTTCGTCCAGACGCGGGAGAAGTTGGAGCACAAGATCGGTAAGCCGCTGGCGGGCATCTACGCGATGTTCCACACGCTGCGCCACGGCGAACCGGTGCGCATCCGCTACGACAACAAGTCGCTGCAGACGTCATTGTTCTTCCTCGGCAATTCCGTTTATCTGCCTTCGGGATTCGCGCCGTCGCGGCGGGACCGGATGGATGACGGCCTGCTGGACGTCCGGATTCTCGAGACGGGTCGCCGGATGGCCCGGATGCGGATCCTGGTGGCGCTGGCATTGGGAAGGTTGACGCGCAGCCCGCTGTACCACGAGATGCGCGTTCCGGAGTTCTCGTTCACCGCCCTCGACGGCCCGACGATGCTGGCTCACGACGGTGAGCTCGGGGACGAGGTCACCGAAGCCACGTTCAGCGTGCAGTATCGAGCGCTTGCGGTGTATCGGCCGCTGCCGTGA
- a CDS encoding phosphatase PAP2 family protein, with translation MASRTRWLIGTAVAALGVYVLMWIAYVSQWKWLTAMDSAALDLAHDYGVIHPGWVTGWDVFCTVLGPAAFRLVGLVIVVVALWRRNLRLAGFLALTAGLSGPLIELAKYIVGRPRPATALVHAQSMSFPSGHALGVLVAVLALMTIIWPFVRPPLRGWLVALGALIVVFIGIGRVVLNVHHPSDVIAGWALGYAFFVCCLLILPPRPPVTAAADTPQALDTAR, from the coding sequence ATGGCATCCAGGACACGTTGGCTCATCGGGACCGCGGTGGCGGCACTCGGTGTCTATGTGTTGATGTGGATCGCCTATGTGTCGCAGTGGAAGTGGTTGACCGCCATGGACTCGGCGGCGCTGGACCTCGCGCATGACTACGGCGTCATACATCCAGGTTGGGTTACCGGCTGGGACGTCTTCTGCACCGTGCTGGGACCGGCCGCCTTCCGACTGGTCGGACTCGTCATAGTCGTGGTGGCGTTGTGGCGCCGCAATCTGCGGCTGGCCGGGTTCCTGGCGCTCACCGCGGGGTTGTCGGGACCGCTGATCGAGCTCGCGAAGTACATCGTCGGCCGACCCAGGCCCGCGACGGCGCTGGTGCACGCGCAGTCGATGTCGTTTCCGTCAGGGCACGCGCTCGGCGTGCTGGTCGCCGTGCTCGCGTTGATGACGATCATCTGGCCCTTCGTCCGGCCGCCGCTGAGGGGGTGGCTGGTCGCTCTGGGCGCGTTGATCGTCGTCTTCATCGGGATCGGTCGCGTCGTGCTCAACGTGCACCATCCCTCCGACGTCATCGCCGGATGGGCTTTGGGTTACGCCTTTTTCGTGTGCTGCCTACTGATCCTGCCGCCGCGGCCCCCGGTCACGGCAGCGGCCGATACACCGCAAGCGCTCGATACTGCACGCTGA
- a CDS encoding sulfatase family protein, with the protein MTEPRRDNLLIVHWHDLGRYLGVYGHDDVSSPRLDQLAAEGILFTHAHATAPLCSPSRGSLFTGRYPQSNGLVGLAHHGWEYRAGTRTLPHLLSESGWYTALFGMQHETSYPPKLGFDEFDVSNSYCEYVVEQATGWLTDPPSQPFLLTAGFFETHRPYPRERYEPADAFGVTVPDYLPDTPDIRQDLAEFYGAISVADAAVGRLLDTLAQTGLDRTTWVVFMTDHGPALPRAKSTLYDAGTGIAMIVRPPRALSTAPRVYDELFSGVDLVPTLLDLLGVDIPADVEGISHADNLRGAQTVPARTEVYTMKTYHDSFDPIRAVRTKEYSYIENYAARPLLDLPWDIAESAPGQVVAPLAQALRPERELYDLTEDPTESRNLLASETSDKAEAIAKDLALLLHDWRQQTNDVIPSDFAGTRIAERYTETYLRIHGLSLTSRSAIASERGIEDAPISGQ; encoded by the coding sequence GTGACAGAACCGAGACGAGACAACCTGCTCATCGTGCACTGGCACGACCTCGGCCGGTATCTCGGCGTATACGGACACGACGACGTCTCCAGCCCGCGGCTCGACCAGCTTGCCGCCGAGGGCATCCTGTTCACCCATGCACACGCCACCGCACCGCTGTGCTCGCCGTCGCGCGGCTCTCTGTTCACGGGGCGATACCCGCAGAGCAACGGCCTGGTGGGGTTGGCGCACCACGGCTGGGAGTACCGGGCAGGCACCCGCACCCTCCCCCACCTGCTGTCCGAATCCGGCTGGTACACCGCACTATTCGGGATGCAGCACGAGACGTCTTATCCGCCGAAGCTGGGGTTCGACGAGTTCGACGTGTCGAACTCCTATTGCGAATACGTCGTCGAACAGGCCACGGGGTGGCTGACCGATCCGCCGTCGCAGCCGTTCCTGCTCACCGCCGGATTCTTCGAGACCCACCGTCCGTATCCGCGCGAACGCTACGAACCCGCCGACGCCTTCGGTGTGACGGTCCCCGACTACCTGCCCGACACCCCCGACATCCGGCAGGACCTCGCCGAGTTCTACGGCGCCATCTCGGTCGCCGACGCCGCCGTCGGCCGACTGCTGGACACCCTCGCGCAGACCGGGCTCGACCGCACCACCTGGGTGGTCTTCATGACCGATCACGGGCCGGCGTTGCCCCGCGCGAAGTCCACGCTCTATGACGCAGGCACGGGGATCGCGATGATCGTGCGCCCGCCGCGGGCCCTGTCGACCGCGCCGCGTGTCTACGACGAGCTGTTCAGCGGGGTGGACCTGGTGCCCACGCTGCTCGACCTTCTCGGTGTCGACATCCCCGCGGACGTCGAGGGCATCTCGCACGCCGACAACCTGCGTGGTGCGCAGACCGTGCCGGCTCGCACCGAGGTCTACACCATGAAGACGTACCACGACTCGTTCGACCCGATCCGCGCCGTGCGCACCAAGGAATACAGCTACATCGAGAACTACGCCGCACGGCCACTTCTCGACCTGCCCTGGGACATCGCCGAAAGCGCGCCGGGTCAGGTTGTTGCGCCACTCGCCCAGGCGCTCCGTCCCGAACGCGAACTCTACGACCTCACCGAGGACCCCACCGAGTCCCGCAACCTGCTCGCCTCAGAGACCTCCGACAAGGCTGAGGCCATCGCCAAGGACCTCGCCCTGCTGCTCCACGACTGGCGGCAGCAGACGAACGACGTCATCCCGTCGGACTTCGCAGGCACTCGGATCGCGGAGCGCTACACCGAAACTTATTTGCGTATTCACGGGCTTTCACTCACCAGCCGCTCGGCCATCGCGTCCGAACGTGGCATCG
- a CDS encoding mitochondrial porin family protein, producing MAVFLRKLLRIGGLPDELRTDVEAEGIIYLAEYVPVTRRFSGRIPGKRAHGNVASYVGSLVLTNQRVLATLSTVPKLAGRTIDQRWDAEQSGAATADLAESGLHIEVNINAVDTRFDGQLSLQYKTAIPSEVLTRVPRRSLAFDVPPEYVFRAVGVPYDP from the coding sequence ATGGCGGTGTTCCTGCGCAAGCTCCTGCGCATCGGCGGGCTGCCCGACGAACTGCGCACCGACGTCGAGGCCGAAGGCATCATCTACCTCGCCGAGTACGTGCCCGTGACGCGGCGGTTCAGCGGCAGGATCCCGGGCAAGCGCGCACACGGCAACGTGGCGAGCTACGTGGGTTCGTTGGTGCTGACCAATCAACGGGTACTCGCCACCCTGTCGACGGTGCCCAAGCTGGCCGGTCGCACCATCGATCAACGTTGGGACGCAGAGCAATCCGGCGCGGCGACGGCCGATTTGGCTGAAAGCGGCCTGCACATCGAGGTCAATATCAATGCCGTGGACACTCGATTCGATGGTCAGCTCTCATTGCAGTACAAGACGGCGATTCCGTCCGAGGTGCTGACGCGCGTCCCGCGACGGTCGCTTGCCTTCGATGTCCCGCCCGAGTATGTGTTCCGCGCGGTCGGAGTGCCCTACGACCCATAA
- a CDS encoding helix-turn-helix domain-containing protein: protein MLDVEVITDPAAAVSVLDPIRNRLLAELTEPASAAALASRLGISRQKVNYHLRALEDHHLVMGVGERRWGGLKERLLVATAASYVVSPSALGRVATDPSRCEGRLSASYLIALSARAVREVGEMWSAARSKNNRPVTLSIDRTIRFRSPEDRAEFAKELATLAARYHDETDPDGRRYRLVAMAYPMPTDRA from the coding sequence ATGCTCGACGTCGAGGTGATCACCGATCCGGCCGCGGCGGTCAGTGTCCTCGATCCGATCCGCAACCGACTGCTCGCCGAACTGACCGAACCGGCTTCGGCGGCCGCCCTCGCGTCGCGCCTGGGGATCTCCCGGCAGAAGGTCAACTACCACCTGCGTGCACTCGAAGACCATCACCTGGTTATGGGCGTGGGCGAGCGCCGATGGGGTGGGCTCAAGGAGCGCCTCCTCGTTGCGACGGCGGCCTCCTACGTGGTGTCCCCGAGCGCCCTCGGGCGGGTGGCCACCGATCCGAGCCGCTGCGAGGGCCGCCTGTCGGCGAGCTATCTCATCGCGCTGTCGGCGCGTGCCGTACGCGAGGTCGGCGAAATGTGGAGTGCGGCGCGTTCGAAGAACAACCGACCGGTGACTCTGTCGATCGACAGGACGATTCGCTTCCGTTCACCCGAGGACCGGGCCGAGTTCGCAAAGGAGTTGGCGACGCTCGCAGCGCGGTATCACGACGAAACCGATCCCGATGGCCGCCGTTACCGTTTGGTGGCCATGGCCTACCCGATGCCGACGGACCGTGCGTGA